ACCACACTCCCCGGAAGTGTCTTGGTTATCGAACTCCTGCTGAGGTCTTCTTGAACCAAGTGTTGCACTTCGAATGTGAATCCACATCCCCGCATGCGCGAGGATGACAAAAGAGAAAAGTCTGAGAATGACAATGATTTCTGCCTATTGCCACTTTGCTTCGACAACACTACCCCACCAACACTTCCTTAATACTGCTGATAGCGTTGTCTAAATCTTCTTTGCTGATGACCAATGGTGGTGCAAAGCGAATGGTGTTTTCGTGTGTTTCTTTGGCCAAGATGCCTTTGCCTTTGAGCGCTTCGCAGTAAGGTCTGGCTTTGCAGGTGAGCTCAACGCCAATCATCAAGCCTTTGCCGCGAACGTCTTTGATGATCTTGCTGTCAAGTGAAGCAAGTGCTTGTTTGAAGTATTGGCCAAGTTCTGCGGAACGTTCGGCAAGTTTTTCATCGATGATCACATCAATTGCAGCTCTGGCAACTTCTGCAGCCAGTGGGTTTCCCCCAAACGTTGAACCGTGATTTCCTGGACGGAAAGATTCCATTACTTCGTCATTGGCTAAAATTCCAGACACCGGGTAAACACCACCACCTAAGGCTTTGCCGATGATGACAATGTCTGGTGTGATGCCGTCATATTGATAGCAGAAAAGTTTTCCTGTTCTGCCAAAACCTGTTTGAATTTCATCGCAGATTAAAAGGACGTTGTGTTTGCTGCAAATCTCTCTGCATTTTTTCAAGTAGCCTTCGCTGGGAACGATAACTCCAGCTTCGCCTTGGATGGGTTCCACCAAGAAAGCACAAGTGTTTTCGTCGATGGCTTTTTCGAGTGCAGCTGCATCGTTGTAAGGAATTACTTCAAAGCCGGGAGTGAATGGTCCAAAGTTTTCGCGGCAAAGAGGATCAGTTGAAAAACTAATGATAGTTGTGGTGCGGCCGTGAAAGTTTTCGGAGCAGACAATAATTTTCGCTTTATTTTCGGTGATGCCTTTTTTGCGGTAACCCCAACTGCGCGCAGCTTTGATGGCGGTTTCAACACCTTCAGCTCCGGTGTTCATCAGCAAGGCTTTGTCGAAGCCGGTGAGTTTGGTGAGTTTACGCATGAATGGCCCCATGCGATCATTGTGAAACGCACGGCTGGTAAGGGTGAGCCGGTCAGCTTGATCTTTAAGCGCTTGAATAATTTTGGGATGACGATGACCTTGATTCACTGCCGAATACGCCGAAAGCATATCGAGATAACGATTTCCTTCCACGTCGGTAACCCACGCTCCTTCAGCGCTAGCCACCACAACAGGGATGGGATGATAATTGTGGGCAGAAACTTCATCCACTTCTTGAATATACTCTTTCGCACTTCTTGCCATTGTTCCTCCGGGTTTTGAATTGAAGAGCTAAGGGATATAGAGAAGGACGAACGCAGAGTCAATGCTTGTGTAGAAATGGCGGAAGATGGATTTTGACACCCCTTTTTTATAAGTTCTAGGCTTGTTTTGCTAAGCGTAAGTCTCTTGCTATTTCTGCTATGTCACCGCTAAGAGACCATAAAGATCTCTTTTGACATTCTCCTTCCATTCCCTTTCTTTGGACGGCGGCAATGATTCCTACAAAGGACAAGCGCGCTTGTAACATACCAAATAGCTCAAGGGTTTTATCAGTTTGGTTTTGCTGGAGCAGGAGTGTGCTTCCAGCGAGCAGCATTTGTACTGTCAGAGTATATGCTGGAATGGCGGCCCGATCATAAGGAGACATGCGTGTTAATTTATCATCAAAGTCAAGTATTCTCCCGAAAAGTTGATCATCAGGATAGCACAAAGAATGAAAAAATGCGTGATGTACAGATTGCGTGAGACTTTTCACATCATCAACCATAGTACTGAGAAGCCAAAAACCGTATGCTGCTTTGGAGTATGCTCTTTTTTTCTGTTCACTTGTCTCTTCAGGAAGCGAGAACACAGCTTCTTCAGCGGAGAGTGCTGTTTGAACACTGTGACCAAGATATTGAAGTGCCACTGCAAGCTGCATGAGGCTATCTGCTTGGGGAAGTGGAGCGTTGAGCCATTCGAATACTGCAGCGCTTAAGAAAAAAGCTTGAGCTGCTTTTATGTAGGGGGGAGTTGTTTGTTGATTTTGAGAACGAGGGTGAAGTGCTTGAGTGAGCAACTCTAAACCATATGTATGTAAGGTTGCAGCTTTTTCATGTGGAACGTTGGCGTCAGCAAAGAGAGCATGAGTGTTTGCCATTTCACTTGGAGTGAAAAGATGCAGAGTGTCAGTTGGAGCAAACGCATCAACAGGTGGACGCGCATCCCAGAAAGCTTGTGTGCCCACATCAGCTAAAACTGCATTAAAGCGAGTGGCCGGAGCATGAAGTACGA
This window of the Deltaproteobacteria bacterium CG11_big_fil_rev_8_21_14_0_20_42_23 genome carries:
- the rocD gene encoding ornithine--oxo-acid transaminase; this encodes MARSAKEYIQEVDEVSAHNYHPIPVVVASAEGAWVTDVEGNRYLDMLSAYSAVNQGHRHPKIIQALKDQADRLTLTSRAFHNDRMGPFMRKLTKLTGFDKALLMNTGAEGVETAIKAARSWGYRKKGITENKAKIIVCSENFHGRTTTIISFSTDPLCRENFGPFTPGFEVIPYNDAAALEKAIDENTCAFLVEPIQGEAGVIVPSEGYLKKCREICSKHNVLLICDEIQTGFGRTGKLFCYQYDGITPDIVIIGKALGGGVYPVSGILANDEVMESFRPGNHGSTFGGNPLAAEVARAAIDVIIDEKLAERSAELGQYFKQALASLDSKIIKDVRGKGLMIGVELTCKARPYCEALKGKGILAKETHENTIRFAPPLVISKEDLDNAISSIKEVLVG